Proteins encoded by one window of Halobaculum halobium:
- a CDS encoding O-antigen ligase family protein, giving the protein MALVTHWKTGWTKVAYVGLTASMIFLIPLSGSRGGIVGLVFVLGALTILFLRSIAELELLRLLPAGAVAVILFGLVVLAAVHIGIFPQRLTSIPLTAGAFSPEVLGPQRYDVHKAELVTIQRHWLTGVGYEGFVVLTEKMYEIGSFRAHNLITRVWMAAGIGPVLILLATGLSIIRNYTRAIYNLDSIDQMYLSALFIGFGGITVAGMVNIVIDEPLWYVLIAVGSNLIPEESNRS; this is encoded by the coding sequence ATGGCACTCGTCACCCATTGGAAGACCGGATGGACAAAAGTGGCGTACGTGGGGCTGACTGCGTCTATGATTTTCCTCATTCCTCTTTCGGGTTCCCGGGGAGGTATCGTTGGGCTTGTTTTCGTACTTGGTGCATTGACTATACTGTTTCTTCGGTCTATCGCCGAACTGGAACTCTTGAGACTACTTCCAGCTGGAGCTGTGGCAGTCATATTATTCGGCCTCGTTGTACTTGCTGCAGTCCATATCGGCATATTCCCACAAAGACTAACGAGTATCCCGCTCACAGCGGGCGCGTTCTCGCCTGAGGTTTTGGGACCGCAGCGCTATGATGTTCACAAAGCGGAGCTTGTTACAATTCAGCGGCACTGGTTGACTGGTGTCGGATACGAAGGGTTTGTTGTCTTGACTGAGAAAATGTACGAGATCGGCTCCTTCCGGGCACACAATCTGATTACACGTGTCTGGATGGCGGCTGGTATTGGACCAGTTCTCATACTGCTGGCAACCGGATTATCCATCATTCGCAATTATACTCGAGCGATCTACAATCTGGATAGTATAGATCAGATGTACCTCTCAGCACTCTTTATTGGATTTGGTGGGATCACCGTCGCCGGAATGGTCAACATCGTGATTGACGAGCCACTTTGGTATGTCTTGATTGCTGTCGGGAGCAACTTGATTCCGGAAGAATCCAATAGGAGTTGA
- a CDS encoding recombinase family protein, whose protein sequence is MTVACYTRVSTAKQNLERQLTSTKQYAEDTLGASLAEIEVYRDKSSGTNTARDAYQRLMSDAEAGEIDAVVAHEVSRVARSITDLERTAERLREAGVELHIVSESLVMKPDEEDPYQRALFQMLGVFGELEARIKRQNIREGIAARQDSDEYRHGPAPLGFEKDDGRLVEGSDYHRVVTVLEQVAADEMSQRAAAQELDAGRKTVRRAVNERAELYGL, encoded by the coding sequence GTGACCGTCGCCTGTTACACCCGCGTTTCCACCGCGAAGCAGAACCTCGAACGGCAGTTGACTTCGACGAAGCAGTACGCCGAGGACACCCTCGGCGCGTCGCTCGCCGAGATCGAGGTCTACCGCGACAAGTCGAGTGGCACCAACACCGCCCGCGACGCCTACCAGCGGCTCATGTCCGACGCGGAGGCCGGCGAGATCGACGCCGTCGTTGCGCACGAGGTCTCGCGCGTCGCCCGCTCCATCACCGACCTGGAGCGCACCGCCGAGCGGCTGCGAGAGGCTGGCGTCGAGCTGCACATCGTCTCCGAGTCGCTGGTGATGAAGCCCGACGAGGAAGATCCGTACCAGCGCGCGCTCTTTCAGATGCTCGGTGTGTTCGGCGAGTTGGAAGCGCGGATCAAGCGTCAGAACATCCGCGAGGGGATCGCGGCGCGCCAGGACTCCGATGAGTATCGGCACGGTCCCGCGCCGCTGGGGTTCGAGAAGGACGACGGTCGGCTCGTCGAGGGCAGCGACTACCACCGCGTCGTTACCGTGCTGGAGCAGGTCGCCGCCGACGAGATGAGCCAGCGCGCGGCGGCGCAGGAACTCGATGCCGGTCGGAAGACGGTCCGGCGGGCGGTGAACGAGCGCGCAGAACTGTACGGGTTGTAG
- a CDS encoding ribbon-helix-helix domain-containing protein: MALSANVTVTMPMEMVNNIDEEADLLGMSRAEYIRNAVRTANGTPFDYPNDLLTEKKNAATTEA; this comes from the coding sequence ATGGCGCTATCAGCCAACGTGACCGTCACCATGCCGATGGAGATGGTCAACAACATCGACGAAGAGGCCGATTTGCTCGGGATGAGCCGCGCGGAGTACATCCGCAACGCTGTTCGGACGGCCAACGGAACGCCGTTCGACTACCCCAACGATCTGCTCACCGAGAAGAAGAACGCCGCAACGACCGAAGCATGA
- a CDS encoding winged helix-turn-helix domain-containing protein translates to MNGGQSHTTPASESEPTPESSNEAESRKPAVTDESPDWDLIGAVAASEHRAAVLERLAESPATPSTIAEATGLDLSHVSGTLGDLRERGAVTLLVPEERRKGRLYDATDAGELVADRVADVGVCDGAHRLHGRG, encoded by the coding sequence ATGAACGGGGGCCAGTCTCACACCACGCCTGCCAGCGAGTCCGAGCCGACCCCCGAGTCGTCGAACGAGGCCGAATCCCGTAAGCCTGCCGTCACCGACGAGTCCCCTGACTGGGATCTCATCGGGGCGGTCGCGGCCTCGGAACACCGCGCGGCCGTGCTCGAACGGCTCGCGGAGAGTCCGGCGACGCCGTCGACGATCGCGGAGGCTACCGGCCTGGACCTCTCGCACGTCTCTGGGACGCTTGGCGACCTTCGCGAGCGTGGCGCCGTTACGCTGCTGGTGCCCGAAGAGCGCCGGAAGGGCCGCCTGTACGACGCGACCGACGCCGGCGAACTCGTCGCCGACCGCGTCGCCGACGTGGGGGTGTGTGATGGCGCGCACCGTCTACACGGTCGAGGGTGA
- a CDS encoding tyrosine-type recombinase/integrase has product MSDAPDLSPREAAQRWLDKRAVSLAEHTLTDYWYRLKQFVDWCEEEEIETMRDLTAWDINQWDAKRAGDDLAPVTLRNHQQTVQDWLQWASDVGLAEDGVGDAIEVPDINRSDHVSEVRLAPDRGEALLKAWRSSPNRASKHHVVLEILWTVGCRMGGLRGLDVSDVDRSAGVLEFRHRPDADTPLKNGVEGERDVGIPDATVEVLDEWISVQRPQVRDDHGRAPLLPTTHGRVSLTTLRNWCYYATVPCRYQDCPHGEKQATCDWFAGRGASQCPSSRSPHQVRSGSISWQRNRGLGVEAVARRVNASVAVIEQHYDHPTKREEFRERESHLIDSLDLEADEHHGETL; this is encoded by the coding sequence GTGAGCGACGCGCCCGACCTCTCTCCCCGGGAAGCCGCCCAACGGTGGCTCGACAAGCGCGCCGTGTCGCTCGCGGAGCACACCCTGACGGACTACTGGTACCGGCTGAAGCAGTTCGTCGACTGGTGTGAGGAGGAGGAGATCGAGACGATGCGCGACCTCACGGCGTGGGACATCAACCAGTGGGACGCGAAGCGCGCCGGCGACGATCTCGCCCCGGTCACGCTTCGGAACCACCAGCAGACGGTCCAAGACTGGTTGCAGTGGGCCAGCGACGTGGGACTCGCTGAGGACGGCGTCGGCGACGCGATCGAGGTGCCCGACATCAACCGCAGCGACCACGTCTCGGAGGTTCGACTCGCGCCCGATCGCGGCGAGGCGCTACTCAAGGCGTGGCGCTCGTCGCCGAACCGCGCCTCGAAGCACCATGTCGTGCTCGAGATCCTGTGGACGGTCGGCTGTCGGATGGGCGGCCTCCGCGGGCTCGACGTGAGCGACGTGGACCGGTCGGCCGGCGTGTTGGAGTTCCGGCACCGGCCGGACGCGGACACTCCGCTGAAGAACGGCGTTGAGGGCGAGCGCGACGTTGGCATTCCCGACGCGACGGTCGAGGTGTTGGACGAGTGGATCAGCGTGCAGCGGCCGCAGGTTCGCGACGACCACGGTCGGGCGCCGCTGCTTCCGACGACGCACGGCCGCGTTTCGTTGACGACGCTACGGAACTGGTGCTACTACGCGACCGTTCCCTGTCGTTACCAGGACTGCCCTCACGGCGAGAAGCAAGCGACGTGCGACTGGTTCGCGGGTCGCGGCGCCTCACAGTGCCCGTCCTCGCGGTCACCGCATCAGGTCCGCTCGGGGAGCATCAGCTGGCAACGTAACCGCGGCCTCGGCGTCGAGGCCGTCGCGCGCCGTGTGAACGCGAGCGTCGCCGTGATCGAACAGCACTACGACCATCCGACGAAGCGCGAGGAGTTCCGCGAACGCGAGTCGCACCTCATCGACTCGTTGGATCTTGAGGCCGACGAACACCACGGTGAGACGCTATGA
- a CDS encoding HalOD1 output domain-containing protein — translation MAQRKRIKYKPAENEDLSVAVVEALSKAKGRDITEEGCVLYDSINPDALDSMFREDGDEDTIKLELTTHDALVILWGNGKVTIEVQDFEEDPNYH, via the coding sequence GTGGCTCAACGCAAGCGCATCAAGTACAAACCGGCAGAAAATGAGGATCTTAGCGTTGCGGTCGTAGAGGCGCTGTCAAAGGCGAAAGGTAGAGACATCACCGAGGAGGGGTGTGTACTATACGATAGTATCAACCCGGACGCACTGGACTCGATGTTTCGGGAAGATGGAGACGAAGATACGATCAAACTCGAACTCACGACCCACGATGCGTTGGTCATCCTCTGGGGGAACGGCAAGGTTACGATCGAGGTTCAGGATTTCGAAGAGGATCCGAACTACCACTGA
- a CDS encoding ABC transporter ATP-binding protein, with protein sequence MSESVPPSSTAGDAADERDATEGHGAPEGHADDVLRVRDLSTRFFTEEGQINAVESVDFTVRDGEVFGIVGESGSGKSVTALSLIDLVDSPGRVTSGEVWYRDGDLADEFREKLPEAVDGEFVDTLRLPEGVRRALRGPAFSMVFQDPMSSLNPSITVGEQIAEAVEVQRRARANPRSTRSRTQGYGMGRLIADTLLPNRGYTSESSMNRAIELLEQVGIPDPAERAHEYPHQFSGGMLQRAMIAQALAGEPDVLIADEPTTALDVTIQAQILNLLRDLQEEQDTSVVMITHDLGVIARMCNRVGVMYAGQIVERGTLADVFESPVHPYTEGLIGSIPDLDDPAPRLQPIEGNVPSLLDEEMGGRCFFADRCPKAMSDCLQDIPEYDAEPGTDDHAVRCVLAEREYSEADALAPDHFDRNEEVRGDE encoded by the coding sequence ATGAGCGAATCCGTTCCCCCGTCGTCGACCGCTGGCGACGCCGCAGACGAGCGTGACGCCACCGAGGGTCACGGTGCCCCGGAAGGCCACGCAGACGACGTGCTCCGGGTCCGCGACCTCTCGACGCGCTTTTTCACCGAGGAGGGGCAGATCAACGCCGTCGAGTCGGTCGACTTCACCGTCCGCGATGGCGAGGTGTTCGGCATCGTCGGAGAGTCCGGCTCCGGGAAGTCCGTGACCGCGCTGTCGCTCATCGACCTCGTGGACTCGCCCGGCCGGGTCACCTCGGGCGAGGTGTGGTACCGCGACGGCGACCTCGCCGACGAGTTCCGCGAGAAACTGCCCGAGGCCGTCGACGGCGAGTTCGTCGACACGCTGCGACTCCCCGAAGGCGTCCGCCGCGCGCTGCGTGGCCCCGCGTTCTCGATGGTGTTCCAGGACCCGATGTCCTCGTTGAATCCGTCGATCACCGTCGGCGAACAGATCGCCGAGGCCGTCGAGGTACAGCGGCGCGCCCGCGCGAACCCGCGAAGCACGCGCTCGCGGACGCAGGGGTACGGCATGGGACGGCTCATCGCCGACACCCTGCTCCCGAACAGGGGGTACACCTCCGAATCGAGCATGAACCGCGCGATCGAACTGCTGGAACAGGTGGGCATTCCCGACCCCGCCGAGCGCGCCCACGAGTACCCCCACCAGTTCTCGGGTGGAATGCTCCAGCGCGCCATGATCGCGCAGGCGCTGGCAGGCGAACCAGACGTGTTGATCGCCGACGAACCGACGACCGCGCTCGACGTGACGATCCAGGCGCAGATCCTCAATCTCCTGCGCGACCTGCAGGAGGAGCAGGACACCTCCGTCGTGATGATCACCCACGATCTTGGTGTCATCGCGCGGATGTGCAACCGCGTCGGCGTGATGTACGCCGGCCAGATCGTCGAGCGGGGGACGCTCGCTGACGTGTTCGAGTCGCCCGTCCACCCGTACACGGAGGGGCTCATCGGGTCGATCCCGGACCTCGACGACCCCGCGCCGCGTCTCCAGCCGATCGAGGGGAACGTCCCCTCGCTGCTGGACGAGGAGATGGGCGGCCGGTGTTTCTTCGCCGACCGGTGTCCGAAGGCGATGTCCGATTGCCTGCAGGACATCCCGGAGTACGATGCCGAACCGGGGACCGACGACCACGCCGTGCGATGCGTGCTCGCCGAGCGCGAGTACAGCGAGGCGGACGCGCTCGCGCCCGACCACTTCGACCGCAACGAGGAGGTGCGCGGCGATGAGTGA
- a CDS encoding ABC transporter permease produces MKIGPISISPRTIRNLRKEFRSSGLARIGVVLVVVIVLAAALAPMIAPHNPRTQNLDRSQLPPLGFTDTEQQTRTEMVNGSVQTVTENVTVNATVQHPLGTNSLGQDILSRAIYGARTSLLVGLFGTILAAVLGVTVGLTAGYYRGRIDDALMRTADVSLAFPSLVLAIALIGLFSRFQADVAVAITDPLVTTGVAGSFRDAVGLPTPMPDTFVLPTVVILVVGFVNWVWFARIARGGALSIREEEYVKAAQALGASDARVVFRHVLPNAITPILVLATIQVAAIILLESALSFLGFSGTTLSWGFDIAQGRGYLSSSWWIATVPGIAIVLSVIGINLVGDWLRDALDPGIEGEGDVDERIRSPVVDRWRRRRRA; encoded by the coding sequence ATGAAGATCGGACCGATCTCGATCTCGCCGCGTACCATCCGCAACCTCCGCAAGGAGTTCCGGTCCTCCGGGCTCGCGCGGATCGGCGTGGTATTGGTGGTCGTGATCGTGCTCGCGGCTGCGCTCGCGCCGATGATCGCCCCGCACAACCCCCGCACGCAGAACCTCGATCGGTCGCAGCTTCCCCCGCTGGGGTTCACTGACACCGAGCAGCAGACCCGTACGGAGATGGTCAACGGGAGCGTCCAGACGGTGACCGAGAACGTCACCGTGAACGCGACCGTCCAGCATCCCCTCGGGACGAACTCGCTGGGGCAGGACATCCTCTCGCGGGCGATATACGGCGCCCGAACCTCGCTGCTCGTCGGGCTGTTCGGAACGATATTGGCGGCAGTGTTGGGCGTCACCGTCGGACTGACCGCCGGCTACTACCGCGGCCGGATCGACGACGCGCTGATGCGCACGGCCGACGTGTCGCTGGCGTTCCCGTCGCTCGTGCTCGCGATCGCGTTGATCGGGCTGTTCAGCCGCTTCCAGGCGGACGTGGCGGTCGCGATCACGGACCCACTCGTCACCACGGGTGTGGCTGGGTCGTTCCGGGACGCCGTCGGGCTCCCGACGCCGATGCCCGACACGTTCGTGTTGCCGACGGTCGTCATCCTGGTCGTCGGGTTCGTCAACTGGGTGTGGTTCGCCCGCATCGCGCGCGGCGGAGCGCTCTCGATCCGTGAGGAGGAGTACGTGAAGGCCGCGCAGGCGCTCGGCGCCAGCGACGCGCGAGTCGTGTTCCGGCACGTCCTGCCGAACGCGATTACGCCGATCCTCGTGCTCGCGACCATCCAGGTCGCCGCGATCATCCTGCTTGAATCGGCCCTGTCGTTCCTCGGCTTCTCGGGAACGACGCTCTCGTGGGGATTCGACATTGCGCAAGGACGTGGCTACCTCTCGTCGTCGTGGTGGATCGCAACCGTGCCCGGGATCGCGATCGTGCTCTCGGTCATCGGCATCAATCTCGTTGGGGACTGGCTCCGCGACGCGCTCGATCCGGGTATCGAGGGCGAGGGGGATGTAGATGAGCGAATCCGTTCCCCCGTCGTCGACCGCTGGCGACGCCGCAGACGAGCGTGA